A window of the Hordeum vulgare subsp. vulgare chromosome 5H, MorexV3_pseudomolecules_assembly, whole genome shotgun sequence genome harbors these coding sequences:
- the LOC123451972 gene encoding ribosome biogenesis protein BOP1 homolog, which yields MGRGEEEDKAVLSPGVEDDTADLSADDSPWSDSALSEGEDDDEASLSFEDSGEGSDADSDSDGLEEEDDAAAEESDSSEDEVAPRNTVGDVPLNTWYKDEEHIGYDIEGRKIKKRDRDGRIERFLSSQDNKDDWRNIWDYYNGEEVKITKEEAKIISRLMKGKTPHANVDPYPDYVDWFEYADKGHPLSNAPEPKRRFVPSKWEQKKVVKLVRAIRKGWIKFDKPKDEPNYYLLWGDDTDTADNKRQGLSYIPAPKPNLPGHEESYNPSVEYIPTQEEIDKYQLMYEEDRPKFIPRRFESLRSVPAYEKALREGFDRCLDLYLCPRTRKKRINIDPESLRPKLPSKKDLRPYPRTCYLEFKGHGGPVTSLSVETTGQWIASGSSDGTIRVWEVETGRCLKVFNVGADVHHISWNPSPERPILAAIVGRDLLLLNAEVGDEETQVRTKQLLHVEEQTPEDDGDKKPAVRWVKNEKFDGITLIHHRAASTVEWHSKGDYFTTVVPTGESRAVLLHQLSKKHSHHPFRKLPGLPVAAVFHPTQKMFFVATKKFVQVYDLQKAEVVKKLESGLREISSISIHPGGDNVIVGSKDGKLCWFDTDLSTRPYKMLKNHKKDITSVTFHRRYPLFASSSEDCTAHVFHGMVYADLNQNPLIVPLEILRGHLSSDRRGVLDCKFHPRQPWLFTAGADSVIRLYCD from the exons ATGGGGCGcggcgaggaagaagacaaggCCGTCCTCTCCCCCGGCGTGGAGGATGACACCGCCGACCTCTCCGCCGACGACTCGCCGTGGAGCGACAGCGCCTTGTCCGAgggcgaggacgacgacgag GCATCGCTGTCGTTCGAGGACAGCGGCGAGGGCTCCGACGCCGACTCCGACTCCGACGGccttgaggaggaggatgatgccgCGGCGGAGGAGAGCGACTCCTCCGAGGACGAG GTTGCGCCGCGGAACACCGTCGGGGACGTGCCGCTTAATACGTGGTACAAGGACGAGGAGCACATCGGGTACGACATCGAagggaggaagatcaagaagCGGGACAGGGATGGCAGAATCGAGAGGTTCCTCAGCAGCCAAGATAACAAGGATGACTG GAGAAATATTTGGGATTATTATAATGGCGAGGAGGTGAAGATTACCAAGGAAGAAGCGAAGATAATTAGTAGACTGATGAAGGGGAAGACTCCACACGCCAATGTTGATCCATATCCA GATTATGTTGACTGGTTTGAATATGCTGATAAAGGCCATCCACTTTCTAACGCTCCTGAGCCAAAGAGGCGATTTGTGCCCTCAAAGTGGGAGCAAAAGAAG GTTGTTAAACTTGTTAGAGCCATTCGTAAAGGATGGATCAAGTTTGACAAGCCAAAGGATGAACCAAACTATTATCTCTTGTGGGGAGATGACACTGATACAGCAGACAATAAGCGGCAAGGCTTGAGCTACATTCCTGCACCTAAACCAAATTTGCCAG GTCATGAGGAGTCGTATAATCCTTCTGTTGAATATATTCCCACACAAGAGGAGATAGATAAATACCAGCTTATGTATGAGGAGGACCGGCCAAAATTCATCCCACGAcg ATTCGAATCTCTTAGAAGTGTGCCTGCCTACGAGAAGGCACTTAGGGAAGGATTTGATCGGTGCCTAGATCTTTATCTATGTCCTAGAACTCGCAAGAAGCGT ATAAACATTGATCCTGAGTCACTCAGGCCAAAGTTACCTAGTAAAAAGGATCTGAGGCCATATCCACGAACTTGTTACCTTGAGTTCAAGGGCCATGGTGGTCCAGTGACGTCGCTGTCAGTTGAAACAACAGGCCAGTGGATAGCATCAG GTTCATCTGATGGAACAATTCGTGTTTGGGAGGTTGAAACTGGTCGCTGTCTTAAGGTTTTCAATGTTGGTGCTGATGTCCATCATATTTCGTGGAATCCTTCACCTGAGAGGCCCATTCTGGCTGCTATTGT TGGCCGTGATCTTCTACTTCTTAACGCTGAGGTGGGGGATGAGGAAACTCAAGTGAGGACAAAACAGCTCCTCCATGTCGAGGAACAGACCCCTGAAGATGATG GTGATAAGAAACCAGCTGTGAGGTGGGTGAAGAATGAGAAATTCGACGGAATCACATTGATTCATCATAGG GCTGCATCAACTGTGGAGTGGCATTCAAAGGGAGACTATTTCACGACAGTTGTGCCAACTG GTGAATCAAGGGCTGTGCTGTTGCATCAGCTCTCCAAGAAGCATTCTCACCATCCTTTCCGTAAATTGCCGGGACTCCCTGTTGCAGCCGTATTCCATCCAACTCAAAAGATGTTCTTTGTTGCCACTAAGAAGTTTGTTCAGGTTTATGATCTCCAAAAGGCAGAGGTAGTCAAAAAGCTGGAGTCAGGTCTCCGGGAAATTTCCTCTATCTCCATCCATCCTGGTG GTGATAATGTTATTGTGGGAAGTAAAGATGGCAAATTATGTTGGTTTGACACTGATCTATCTACAAGACCATACAAGATGTTAAA gAACCACAAGAAGGATATAACCAGTGTTACTTTCCACCGGAGATACCCTCTTTTTGCCTCGTCATCGGAGGATTGTACAGCTCATGTGTTCCATGGGATGGTTTATGCTGATCTCAACCAGAACCCACTTATTGTACCATTGGAGATTCTTCGTGGCCATTTGAGTTCAGATAGAAGAG GAGTTTTGGATTGCAAATTCCACCCGAGACAACCGTGGTTGTTCACCGCCGGCGCCGACTCGGTGATTCGGCTTTACTGTGACTGA